A stretch of Vibrio sp. B1FLJ16 DNA encodes these proteins:
- a CDS encoding Dps family protein, with product MSTQVSLIGLDREHSEQLAQQLNQLLAHYQVLYMNTRGYHWNIKGHQFFELHVKFEEIYTDLQVKIDELAERILTLGYTPAHAFSHYLESSEIREHQNATSGDECVKGLVDGFSVLLLKQRDILFNAGEADDEGTAALMGDYIREQEKLMWMLNAYLQ from the coding sequence ATGAGTACACAAGTAAGCCTAATTGGTCTGGATCGCGAACATTCTGAACAACTAGCACAACAGTTGAATCAACTACTTGCCCACTACCAAGTGTTGTACATGAACACACGTGGTTACCACTGGAACATCAAAGGGCATCAATTCTTTGAGCTACATGTAAAATTTGAAGAAATCTACACCGACCTGCAAGTAAAAATTGATGAACTGGCAGAACGTATTTTGACCTTGGGTTATACCCCAGCACATGCCTTCAGTCACTATCTGGAATCCAGTGAGATTCGTGAGCATCAAAATGCAACCTCCGGAGATGAATGTGTTAAAGGCCTTGTCGATGGTTTTAGCGTTCTCCTTCTCAAGCAGCGTGACATTCTATTCAACGCAGGAGAAGCGGATGATGAAGGTACAGCTGCATTAATGGGCGATTATATTCGTGAACAAGAAAAACTGATGTGGATGCTTAACGCTTATCTGCAGTAA
- a CDS encoding ABC transporter ATP-binding protein, translating to MTIKLERLTKTYNPESDFPVHAVQCVDLEIKQGEFVAIMGPSGSGKTTLLNMLGGIDAPTSGRVEIDGCLISEMSEKELIAYRRDNIGFIFQDYSLLPVLTALENVEFVMQLQGKTERECRERATSLLEQVGLSEQIDKRPSKMSGGQQQRVAVARALAPKPRFVMADEPTANLDAKSTAELLDIMEQLSEQEGTTFIFSTHDPRVIKRAHRIIVFEDGRLARDFINIGNTAEKAHA from the coding sequence ATGACAATAAAACTCGAGCGGCTGACCAAAACATATAACCCTGAGAGTGATTTTCCGGTTCATGCAGTTCAGTGCGTGGATTTGGAAATAAAACAGGGAGAGTTTGTTGCCATTATGGGACCATCTGGTTCAGGAAAAACAACGTTATTGAACATGCTGGGTGGAATTGATGCGCCGACATCCGGAAGAGTTGAGATAGATGGTTGCCTTATTTCAGAAATGTCGGAGAAAGAGCTGATTGCTTACCGAAGAGATAATATTGGCTTCATCTTCCAGGATTACAGTTTACTGCCCGTTTTGACGGCATTGGAAAACGTTGAGTTTGTCATGCAGCTGCAAGGAAAGACTGAGCGAGAATGTCGTGAACGCGCGACTTCTTTATTGGAACAAGTCGGTTTGTCTGAGCAGATAGATAAGCGACCAAGTAAAATGTCCGGAGGACAACAACAACGTGTCGCGGTAGCGCGGGCACTGGCTCCGAAACCACGTTTTGTTATGGCCGACGAACCAACAGCCAATTTAGATGCGAAAAGTACGGCTGAGTTGCTCGATATTATGGAGCAGCTTAGCGAGCAGGAGGGTACAACCTTCATCTTTTCTACCCATGATCCCAGGGTGATCAAACGCGCACATCGCATAATCGTTTTCGAAGATGGGCGCTTAGCGAGAGATTTTATTAATATCGGTAATACGGCAGAGAAAGCCCATGCATAG
- a CDS encoding thiol:disulfide interchange protein DsbA/DsbL, translating to MFKNILKGFAFIAAVTALSACDSGNSQPLQGKQYELLPISLQEYQLAPVTEAFSLTCGHCRSMEEFIPQIESLTNQQVEKMHVTFNESAQISAIIFYAAVMQLEATPDKAFMADLFAAVQMAPDATAEERQAAVEKAFDSRNLISPYQLDKAQQTQLFEYIKKAEAITTRGQINSVPTFIINGKYQVISSGHESVEAMAETINYLLGSVDL from the coding sequence ATGTTCAAAAACATTTTGAAAGGATTTGCTTTTATTGCCGCCGTAACGGCGCTCTCTGCATGCGACAGCGGCAATTCTCAGCCACTACAGGGCAAACAATACGAACTTCTGCCTATATCTCTTCAGGAATACCAGCTGGCTCCGGTAACTGAGGCTTTCTCGTTAACCTGTGGTCATTGCCGTTCGATGGAAGAGTTTATCCCTCAAATTGAGTCTCTGACCAATCAGCAAGTCGAAAAGATGCATGTTACTTTTAATGAAAGTGCTCAAATCAGCGCTATCATTTTCTATGCAGCTGTAATGCAGTTAGAAGCAACTCCGGATAAAGCCTTTATGGCAGATCTATTTGCTGCTGTTCAAATGGCGCCCGATGCAACGGCTGAAGAACGCCAGGCTGCAGTAGAAAAAGCGTTTGATTCCCGTAACCTGATCAGTCCTTATCAACTCGATAAAGCACAACAAACGCAGCTTTTTGAATACATTAAAAAAGCAGAAGCAATAACGACTCGCGGTCAGATTAACTCAGTACCAACATTTATCATCAATGGTAAATATCAGGTCATTTCCAGTGGTCATGAAAGTGTTGAAGCGATGGCTGAGACCATTAATTATTTATTAGGGTCTGTTGACCTTTAG
- a CDS encoding YaeQ family protein, which translates to MALKPTIYKFRIDISDMNNDYYNSHKLTIALHPSEKPQRMLARVLAYCLNATSELEFTKGLSTTEEPDLWHVADDQTITHWIEIGEPDPERVKKATRLAKNVKVYSYNTKASVWWEKVSGKFSMLPVTVENFDYEAIDRICQYLDRGANLSVMITGTSIYVDINDQHIEVTVKEL; encoded by the coding sequence ATGGCGCTAAAACCAACAATTTATAAGTTTCGTATCGATATATCCGATATGAACAACGACTATTATAATTCACACAAACTGACCATCGCTCTGCATCCCTCTGAAAAACCTCAACGAATGTTAGCTCGCGTTTTAGCATACTGTCTGAATGCAACAAGTGAGCTGGAATTTACCAAAGGGTTATCAACCACCGAAGAACCCGATTTATGGCACGTAGCCGACGACCAGACTATCACCCACTGGATAGAAATTGGCGAACCGGATCCGGAGAGAGTTAAAAAAGCGACTCGTCTGGCCAAGAACGTGAAGGTTTACAGCTATAACACTAAAGCTTCAGTATGGTGGGAAAAAGTATCTGGCAAGTTTTCAATGCTTCCAGTCACTGTTGAAAACTTTGATTACGAAGCTATTGACAGGATTTGTCAGTACCTTGACCGAGGCGCAAACCTGTCTGTTATGATCACTGGTACATCAATATATGTTGATATAAACGACCAACATATAGAAGTAACAGTGAAGGAACTGTAA
- the cyoE gene encoding heme o synthase produces MNKEMALSLEGRKRIGSTYLKLTKPKVVALMLVTAIVGMSLAPVEVFPWVQAAIGLTGIGLMAGSAAAFNHLIDRRIDARMARTHKRPLPSGYTSPMSVAIFAMCLGLLGFVLLFVWVNPLTAWMTCLSLLGYAVVYTMYLKRATPQNIVIAGIAGAMPPLLGWTAVTGELHGNAWLLVMIIFIWTPPHFWALAIHRVEEYRKVDIPMLPVTHGIEYTKTSILLYSVLLTLVCLMPVLVGMVGSVYLFASLLLNAGFIYHAWKLKYASEDNSAIETFKFSIYHLFVLFIALLADHNIDFTLM; encoded by the coding sequence ATGAATAAAGAAATGGCATTGTCGTTAGAGGGACGAAAGAGAATAGGTTCCACTTACCTAAAGCTCACTAAACCTAAAGTTGTCGCGCTGATGCTGGTTACGGCGATAGTGGGCATGAGCTTAGCGCCCGTTGAGGTTTTTCCCTGGGTACAGGCAGCAATAGGACTAACGGGAATAGGATTGATGGCTGGTTCAGCTGCGGCGTTTAACCATCTTATCGACCGCCGGATCGATGCAAGAATGGCCCGAACACATAAACGCCCATTACCTTCTGGTTATACGAGTCCGATGTCGGTAGCAATATTTGCCATGTGTTTAGGTTTACTGGGATTTGTGCTGTTGTTTGTTTGGGTAAACCCGCTTACCGCATGGATGACGTGCTTGAGCTTACTTGGCTATGCGGTTGTCTACACCATGTATTTAAAACGGGCAACACCGCAGAATATTGTGATTGCAGGTATCGCAGGTGCAATGCCGCCATTACTTGGCTGGACTGCAGTAACGGGTGAGTTACATGGTAACGCGTGGCTTTTGGTTATGATCATCTTTATCTGGACGCCGCCGCACTTCTGGGCTCTGGCGATTCACAGAGTAGAAGAGTATCGAAAGGTGGATATTCCCATGTTGCCGGTCACTCACGGTATTGAATACACCAAAACTTCTATTCTGCTGTATTCGGTATTACTCACTCTGGTCTGTTTGATGCCGGTATTGGTCGGTATGGTGGGATCTGTTTACCTGTTTGCTTCACTGCTGCTTAATGCCGGGTTTATTTATCACGCCTGGAAACTGAAGTACGCATCGGAGGATAACAGCGCCATTGAGACGTTTAAGTTTTCTATTTATCACCTGTTTGTACTGTTTATCGCCTTACTCGCTGACCACAACATTGATTTTACATTGATGTGA
- a CDS encoding outer membrane lipoprotein-sorting protein produces MFKPYLFMISIIFSPFTFAVSAFDIVQKSDQMMRGESSYSEATMDIIRPDWHRSMTMKSWTKGTELSMVLVTAPAKDKGSASLKRYREMWNWVPSIERIIKIAPSMLSQSWMGSDFTNDDLINQSSIVVDYEHTLVGEGAFDGDNVWKIDAVAKPDAPVVWNKVSLWISKDTYLQRKIEFYDEFDELINVMTTFDIKMLGGRTVATRMEMQPMDKPGNKTVLITHQAQFDFNIDDDFFSQQQMKLLRD; encoded by the coding sequence ATGTTTAAACCGTATTTATTTATGATATCTATTATATTCTCCCCGTTCACGTTTGCTGTTTCTGCTTTTGATATTGTCCAAAAGTCTGATCAGATGATGCGTGGTGAATCGAGCTATAGTGAAGCGACCATGGACATTATCCGACCGGACTGGCACCGCTCAATGACGATGAAAAGCTGGACGAAAGGCACTGAGTTGTCCATGGTTTTGGTGACGGCACCTGCTAAAGATAAAGGAAGTGCATCTCTGAAGCGTTATAGAGAGATGTGGAACTGGGTACCCAGTATAGAACGAATCATTAAAATAGCGCCTTCCATGCTAAGCCAATCCTGGATGGGCTCCGACTTTACCAACGATGATCTTATAAATCAGTCTTCCATTGTTGTGGATTACGAGCATACCTTGGTGGGAGAGGGGGCCTTTGATGGCGACAACGTTTGGAAAATAGACGCCGTAGCAAAACCTGATGCACCTGTCGTCTGGAATAAAGTCTCTCTGTGGATTTCTAAAGATACCTATTTGCAGCGCAAGATAGAGTTCTATGACGAGTTTGATGAGTTAATCAACGTGATGACCACTTTCGACATCAAAATGTTAGGTGGCAGGACGGTTGCGACTCGCATGGAAATGCAGCCGATGGATAAGCCGGGTAATAAAACGGTGTTAATCACGCATCAGGCGCAGTTCGATTTCAACATTGATGATGATTTCTTTTCTCAGCAGCAGATGAAGTTATTGAGGGACTAA
- a CDS encoding OmpA family protein — protein MKQWFLIVCCILSGCGSVSKDMVPGAKMLDTAPKTNTELRHPEWGYARSTGVIAPRVQKTTSTAATTSQNVASLEMFLDRHNIAHETIRGGHLMVRLKDQVHFQTGSAQLSLQSQEWLRSLGHYLSGRSDVDIVINGHADNSGTASFNDTLSEKRAREVESQLLRTNMPRQRVFSRGFGEYVPQCSNDTSTGKACNRRVELMLIVSE, from the coding sequence ATGAAGCAGTGGTTTTTAATTGTTTGTTGCATTCTTTCGGGATGTGGCAGCGTCAGTAAAGATATGGTTCCTGGAGCCAAGATGTTAGACACAGCGCCTAAAACGAACACTGAATTGAGACATCCGGAGTGGGGCTATGCACGCTCAACGGGTGTTATTGCTCCTCGTGTGCAAAAAACAACGAGCACTGCTGCAACAACGTCGCAAAATGTAGCGTCGTTGGAGATGTTCTTAGACAGGCATAATATTGCCCACGAGACGATTCGCGGCGGCCACTTGATGGTGCGCTTAAAAGATCAGGTTCACTTTCAGACAGGCTCTGCGCAGTTATCGTTACAGTCTCAGGAATGGTTAAGAAGTCTTGGCCATTACCTTTCAGGCCGAAGTGATGTAGATATCGTCATTAATGGTCATGCGGATAACTCAGGTACTGCAAGTTTTAACGATACGCTGTCAGAGAAGCGTGCGCGTGAGGTGGAAAGTCAGTTACTTAGAACCAATATGCCTCGTCAGCGAGTCTTCTCTCGTGGGTTTGGTGAGTACGTTCCACAATGCAGCAATGATACATCTACTGGCAAAGCATGTAACCGACGCGTAGAACTGATGCTGATCGTCAGTGAGTAG
- a CDS encoding glutaredoxin: MKFIRWFLGKIILLLNAVFSPRGIKRSADDQMSVDKKSEDYALYQFEACPFCVKVRRAMKRQSVNIELRDAKNDPRHRQDLEQGGGRVKVPCLRIEKDGKTEWLYESSDIVNYIEKEFA; encoded by the coding sequence ATGAAGTTTATCCGTTGGTTTTTAGGCAAAATCATATTATTGCTTAATGCCGTTTTTTCACCTCGCGGGATCAAACGTAGTGCTGATGACCAGATGAGTGTCGATAAAAAATCTGAAGACTATGCTCTGTACCAGTTTGAAGCGTGCCCCTTCTGCGTAAAAGTACGCCGTGCAATGAAGCGCCAATCAGTGAATATTGAACTGCGTGATGCGAAGAACGACCCACGTCATCGCCAGGATCTTGAGCAAGGCGGTGGCCGAGTAAAAGTGCCATGCCTTCGAATCGAAAAAGATGGTAAGACAGAATGGCTTTACGAGTCATCGGACATCGTTAACTACATCGAAAAAGAATTTGCCTAA
- a CDS encoding cold-shock protein: MSNTATGTVKWFNETKGFGFIQQENGPDVFAHFSAITGDGFRTLVEGQKVEFVISQGQKGPQAEQIKVL; encoded by the coding sequence ATGTCTAACACAGCTACTGGCACAGTAAAGTGGTTCAACGAAACTAAAGGCTTCGGTTTCATTCAACAAGAAAACGGTCCTGACGTATTTGCTCACTTCTCTGCAATCACTGGTGACGGCTTCCGTACTCTAGTTGAAGGCCAGAAAGTAGAATTTGTTATCTCTCAAGGTCAAAAAGGCCCTCAAGCAGAGCAAATCAAAGTACTTTAA
- a CDS encoding FKBP-type peptidyl-prolyl cis-trans isomerase codes for MSKFLFPLIIFILAAFFIYRTWTNHKVADENFAKGQAFLLENAKKEGVITTESGLQYMVLEKGTGDVHPTATSKVKVHYHGTLIDGTVFDSSVNRGEPISFGLNQVIKGWQEGVQYMVEGEKIRLFVPSTLGYGKGGTGPIPPASVLIFDIELLEIQ; via the coding sequence GTGTCTAAATTTTTGTTTCCCCTCATCATTTTTATTTTGGCGGCGTTTTTCATTTACCGCACATGGACAAACCATAAAGTTGCAGATGAAAACTTTGCTAAAGGACAAGCGTTCCTGTTAGAAAACGCCAAGAAAGAAGGCGTTATCACAACCGAAAGCGGCCTTCAGTACATGGTGCTGGAAAAAGGTACTGGTGATGTTCACCCGACTGCGACCAGCAAAGTTAAAGTGCACTACCACGGCACATTAATCGATGGCACCGTTTTCGACAGTTCTGTGAATCGTGGCGAGCCAATCTCATTCGGTCTGAACCAAGTGATTAAAGGCTGGCAAGAAGGTGTTCAGTACATGGTAGAAGGCGAGAAAATTCGCTTGTTCGTTCCAAGCACGCTGGGTTACGGAAAAGGCGGTACGGGTCCAATTCCACCAGCAAGTGTGTTGATCTTTGATATTGAGTTATTGGAAATCCAATAA
- a CDS encoding HAD family hydrolase, with protein MIPFPLVVNGIKAVIFDLDNTLVSSDMDFKTLRQQLGCPQSEDLLEFVEKLEHPHHQEHAHNVIFDHEISDAEQSSPMLGCHDILAYLDKENIRTAIVTRNCQIATQRKLEHNQIEVERVITRECYPPKPDPLSLQILAKDWRLMPHEVLYVGDFLYDLQAAYNAKMPSCLVHHGNVSDFANSASLSVKELSDLLNYFQSSLQRQDY; from the coding sequence ATGATTCCGTTCCCACTAGTCGTAAATGGCATTAAAGCCGTGATTTTCGATCTCGATAATACACTTGTGAGTTCGGACATGGATTTCAAGACGCTGCGCCAACAGCTTGGTTGCCCACAGTCTGAAGACTTACTGGAGTTTGTTGAAAAGTTAGAACACCCGCATCATCAAGAGCACGCCCATAACGTAATTTTTGATCATGAGATTTCTGATGCCGAACAGTCGTCACCGATGCTCGGATGTCACGACATACTGGCTTACTTAGATAAAGAAAATATCAGAACAGCAATCGTTACGCGTAATTGCCAAATTGCAACACAGCGAAAACTCGAACATAACCAAATTGAGGTTGAACGCGTTATTACACGTGAGTGCTACCCGCCTAAACCCGATCCATTATCGTTGCAGATATTAGCAAAAGACTGGCGTCTGATGCCGCATGAAGTCCTTTATGTTGGTGACTTCCTATACGATTTGCAGGCGGCTTACAATGCAAAGATGCCTTCTTGTCTCGTCCACCATGGTAACGTATCAGACTTCGCTAACTCGGCATCACTCTCAGTAAAAGAACTCAGTGATTTATTAAATTACTTTCAATCGTCCCTACAACGCCAAGATTACTAA
- a CDS encoding methyl-accepting chemotaxis protein translates to MNLTISGKLQLSFMLLAVLFITSALFTYRSITTVEQHASSLLTSDLPTVDTSRGIQQSVQASLSSIRAYMLLGGDEVAAEQLSQDVQNIISSTDESLPTLQALISEQDFLDIQSQWHGMKGFLNQLLELGHSDENLPAHSLFTNEAAPIAEVALDQIQSLINEESGNLFGGDRKRLFKVYADSYTSLSNALSALRDFLLYGQEEHLDKYRDLIKFHNQSVEEIEGKLDRLSDNDKSLWSLFKEMQGLYFPLAEQVITLRRSPEWNQSNLLMANELLPAANSLDKSLEAIVMAQQNRANQSGEGISQSIQNVLTSTLIAAVLVIVAAIASSKYMGNTIGRRVRQVSERAKTIASGDVSQPPLNVSGKDELAVLTESINRMNESLANIVAGVSGKASQVDISMGELLESAQVTSTNVEQQQTNIVEMGRQLEEIATAARNTLAQAHQSVQKLSDSKGEIEQGRDALEQNKITMDSLHSSIENASSRVTQLSKESEAIGRVTEVIEGLAEQTNLLALNAAIEAARAGEQGRGFAVVADEVRMLASRTTQSTTEINNIINAIQSSTNLVVEEIEHSQSLAETGAEHIEKAVSKLVTSTEQISSLNDQMAELAAAAEQQSHATQSITGLMNDITHSVDEVSSNSQHASDTSLQVKEQVTELNQQMAAFKTA, encoded by the coding sequence ATGAACCTTACGATTTCAGGGAAGTTGCAGCTGAGTTTTATGCTGCTTGCCGTACTTTTTATTACTTCTGCGCTCTTTACTTATCGCAGCATCACTACCGTAGAACAACATGCTTCTTCACTGCTTACGTCAGATCTACCGACAGTAGATACGAGTCGTGGTATTCAACAATCTGTTCAAGCGTCGCTGTCTTCCATTCGAGCATACATGTTGCTTGGCGGAGATGAAGTGGCAGCAGAACAACTCAGCCAGGATGTGCAAAATATTATCTCGTCGACAGATGAATCATTGCCGACTCTGCAAGCCTTGATTTCGGAGCAAGATTTTCTCGATATTCAAAGTCAGTGGCATGGCATGAAAGGCTTTTTAAATCAGCTGCTTGAACTTGGTCATAGTGACGAAAATTTACCTGCACATAGCTTATTTACCAACGAAGCGGCGCCTATCGCTGAAGTGGCGCTCGATCAGATCCAAAGTCTGATAAATGAAGAGTCAGGAAACCTGTTTGGCGGTGATCGTAAACGACTTTTCAAAGTCTATGCAGACAGCTATACCTCACTTTCGAATGCCCTGTCAGCACTGCGTGACTTCCTTTTGTATGGACAAGAAGAACACCTCGATAAATATCGGGATTTGATCAAGTTCCATAATCAATCTGTTGAGGAGATTGAAGGGAAACTAGACAGGTTATCGGATAACGATAAATCACTGTGGTCATTGTTCAAGGAGATGCAGGGTCTGTATTTCCCGTTAGCTGAGCAGGTGATTACTTTGCGCCGCTCACCAGAATGGAATCAGTCAAACTTATTGATGGCAAATGAACTGTTACCTGCTGCAAATTCGCTGGACAAGAGCCTGGAAGCGATAGTAATGGCGCAACAGAATCGGGCGAATCAGAGTGGTGAAGGTATCAGCCAGTCCATTCAAAATGTACTGACATCAACGTTGATTGCTGCAGTACTTGTGATTGTGGCTGCCATCGCGAGTTCTAAATACATGGGGAACACGATTGGCCGCAGAGTCAGACAAGTGTCCGAGCGTGCAAAGACGATCGCCTCTGGAGATGTTTCCCAGCCGCCACTTAATGTTTCAGGTAAGGATGAGCTTGCTGTATTGACTGAATCTATCAACCGCATGAACGAGTCGCTGGCCAACATTGTAGCCGGCGTAAGCGGTAAAGCGTCCCAGGTCGATATCAGCATGGGAGAACTTTTAGAGTCCGCACAGGTAACGTCGACTAATGTGGAGCAGCAGCAAACTAACATTGTTGAAATGGGACGTCAGCTTGAAGAGATAGCAACTGCAGCGCGGAATACGTTGGCGCAAGCGCATCAGTCGGTTCAGAAATTGTCTGATTCTAAAGGTGAAATTGAGCAAGGTCGAGATGCGTTAGAGCAAAACAAAATCACGATGGACAGTTTGCATAGCAGCATAGAAAACGCGAGTTCTCGTGTTACACAACTAAGTAAAGAGAGTGAAGCGATAGGCCGGGTTACTGAAGTGATCGAAGGCCTGGCAGAACAAACCAATTTGCTAGCCCTCAATGCCGCGATCGAAGCGGCACGTGCAGGAGAGCAGGGGCGTGGATTTGCTGTTGTTGCAGATGAAGTACGCATGCTCGCATCGAGAACAACCCAATCAACGACAGAGATCAATAACATCATCAACGCTATACAGAGTTCAACGAACTTAGTTGTTGAAGAAATAGAGCACAGTCAGTCGCTTGCAGAAACCGGTGCTGAACATATAGAGAAGGCGGTGAGTAAATTAGTCACAAGTACTGAGCAAATCAGTTCACTAAACGACCAGATGGCTGAACTAGCAGCTGCTGCGGAACAACAGTCACATGCAACGCAGTCAATTACTGGTTTAATGAATGATATTACTCACTCTGTGGATGAGGTATCGAGCAACAGCCAGCATGCTTCTGACACTTCTCTACAGGTCAAAGAGCAGGTGACAGAGCTTAACCAGCAAATGGCCGCATTTAAAACCGCTTAA
- a CDS encoding FtsX-like permease family protein, with amino-acid sequence MLIKLAWRNLWRQKRRTLLTATALALVLFLSLITRAFQEGSYTSNIKNAAKFYTGLIQLQNPEFSDSSSIDDVLPQSEAFISVAKDNPSIDVVLPRLESFALAAKDERSKGALIIGVDPEAEDKYSGISSKIVKGTYIASGENSVLVGSGLAHYLHLDVGDELVLYGMGYHGQTAAGLYFVSGILHFPLQQLDTQLVYMPLDTAQSLYSLDKQVTAWVLNAKSLRNLPNVVDQLSRDYGKDVAVKDWKALSPELSQQIALDKAGGIFLIYILYGIVGFGLFATILMTTLERQREFAVMLATGMLRRQLISLITIESLFISVLGVLIGLCISAPVLGYFYFNPIEITGEAAQVMLETGFEPIVPVSVDPHLALNQILVVLLILFLCLLYPMVRLLRLPIASGLKGGAHVD; translated from the coding sequence ATGCTGATTAAACTTGCATGGCGGAACTTATGGAGGCAAAAGCGAAGGACGCTGCTGACAGCGACGGCATTGGCTTTAGTACTCTTTCTCTCCCTGATAACAAGAGCGTTCCAGGAAGGTAGCTATACATCCAACATAAAAAACGCCGCTAAGTTCTACACTGGTTTGATTCAATTACAAAATCCGGAATTCAGCGACTCTTCCAGTATTGATGATGTCTTGCCCCAAAGCGAAGCTTTTATCTCTGTCGCGAAAGATAATCCCAGTATTGACGTCGTTCTGCCACGATTAGAATCTTTTGCCCTTGCGGCTAAAGATGAGCGTTCTAAAGGAGCGTTAATTATCGGAGTTGATCCCGAAGCCGAAGATAAATACTCCGGTATCAGCAGTAAAATCGTTAAGGGGACTTATATCGCTTCGGGAGAGAACTCAGTGCTTGTTGGGTCAGGGTTAGCCCATTATTTGCATCTAGACGTCGGCGATGAGTTGGTCTTGTATGGCATGGGGTATCATGGTCAGACGGCTGCAGGGCTATATTTTGTTTCAGGTATTTTACATTTCCCTCTGCAACAGCTAGATACTCAACTGGTATACATGCCCCTTGATACCGCTCAATCGTTATATTCTCTTGATAAACAAGTCACCGCCTGGGTGCTCAACGCGAAAAGCTTACGCAATTTGCCTAATGTCGTTGATCAGTTAAGCAGAGACTATGGTAAAGACGTTGCAGTTAAAGACTGGAAAGCATTATCGCCGGAGTTGTCGCAACAGATAGCTTTAGATAAAGCGGGCGGGATCTTTCTGATTTATATCCTCTATGGCATCGTTGGTTTTGGGCTGTTTGCTACTATTCTCATGACAACGTTAGAGCGACAAAGAGAGTTTGCCGTCATGCTCGCTACCGGGATGCTGAGAAGGCAGTTAATTTCCTTGATAACGATTGAATCGTTGTTCATTTCCGTTCTTGGGGTTCTGATTGGACTATGCATCAGTGCACCCGTTCTAGGCTACTTCTACTTCAATCCAATTGAAATCACCGGTGAAGCCGCGCAGGTCATGTTGGAAACCGGTTTTGAACCCATCGTACCTGTATCAGTTGATCCCCATCTGGCACTGAATCAAATTCTGGTTGTACTCCTTATACTCTTCTTATGCCTCTTGTATCCGATGGTGCGTTTATTACGTTTACCGATTGCAAGTGGGCTAAAAGGAGGCGCTCATGTTGATTAA
- a CDS encoding COX15/CtaA family protein — protein MILVRLVRVSLVVTLVVIMLGAYTRLSDAGLGCPDWPGCYGHLSVPHHEDDVARANLNFPERAVEHEKAWLEMIHRYFAGSLGMLIFVIAVIVSRSERVNAFIPVTLCLLVIGQALLGMWTVTLKLMPVIVMLHLLGGFTLLVLQAVFYCQLRAQGSIYFSPSTSSVRLFSMIAFVVVLCQVLLGGWTSSNYAALMCTTLPICEGDWVSYLSWQEAFSFWQTGFDNYEFGVLEYPARMTIHVSHRIGAIVTALVVGAYCLLLIKHDSHYLRTSGTWIGLVLVCQVMLGVSNVVFQLPIYVAVAHTLGAAVLLSLICVSQFYLWQGKTQWSPQVKGVRYE, from the coding sequence TTAGTGCGGCTGGTGAGAGTGAGCTTAGTTGTTACTTTGGTGGTGATCATGCTCGGTGCGTATACGCGTTTATCCGATGCTGGCTTAGGCTGCCCTGACTGGCCGGGTTGCTATGGTCATTTGTCGGTTCCCCATCATGAAGACGACGTAGCAAGAGCGAACCTTAATTTTCCTGAGCGTGCCGTAGAGCACGAGAAAGCCTGGCTGGAGATGATCCACCGCTATTTTGCAGGGTCGCTCGGAATGTTGATTTTTGTTATAGCGGTTATTGTGTCTCGGTCTGAGCGTGTTAATGCATTCATTCCTGTCACGCTGTGCCTGCTGGTGATAGGGCAGGCGCTGTTAGGCATGTGGACGGTTACGCTTAAGCTGATGCCCGTCATTGTTATGCTTCATCTGCTTGGTGGTTTTACATTGCTGGTGCTGCAAGCGGTATTTTATTGCCAGCTAAGGGCGCAAGGGAGTATCTATTTTTCTCCGTCCACAAGTTCAGTGCGATTGTTCTCAATGATCGCTTTTGTCGTGGTGCTATGTCAGGTGTTACTTGGTGGTTGGACATCCTCTAACTACGCAGCTTTGATGTGTACTACGTTGCCTATTTGTGAAGGGGACTGGGTTAGTTATTTGTCATGGCAAGAGGCGTTTTCTTTCTGGCAGACCGGATTCGATAATTACGAGTTTGGCGTTCTGGAATATCCGGCAAGAATGACCATCCATGTTAGCCATCGTATCGGTGCTATTGTCACTGCACTGGTCGTTGGGGCTTATTGTTTATTACTGATTAAGCATGACTCACATTATTTACGCACTTCAGGGACGTGGATCGGGCTTGTACTCGTATGCCAGGTCATGTTGGGTGTGAGTAATGTCGTGTTTCAGCTACCTATCTATGTTGCGGTGGCGCATACCCTTGGTGCTGCAGTTCTACTGAGCCTGATTTGTGTGAGTCAGTTTTACTTGTGGCAGGGTAAAACGCAATGGAGCCCTCAAGTGAAAGGAGTTCGCTATGAATAA